GAGCAATATTTAGAATACGTTGTAACCGGCCTTGTCAATATTGCTCATTCTATTAATCCAGAGATTATATTGATTGGGGGCGGTATTTCTGAACAAGGAGAACACTTTATCAGCAGCATTCGCTCCCTGTTTAAAAAAAGAGCAATGAAAGTTTACCAAGATTACACCCGCATTGACATACCTTCGCTGGGCAATTTATCCGGATTGGCAGGAGCCGGTTACCTTGTGCTGTCGCAGGACGTTATGAAAGGAATGTAAAAAGTCTTGTACTCTTAGCTTCCGCTTTTTAAGTATCCATTTAGTCTATAATTTTCATTTTTCCTTTGGATTACAATACTCCTAAACGATAAGACACTATATAATGAAAAAATATCATATGCAGCTTTACTTATTGTTTAAGGAGGAATTTAATGTCCAAAAAAACAGTGCTTATAACCGGGGCTTCAAGCGGGTTTGGCATGCTTGCAGCACATGGACTTGCAAAAGCCGGATATCACGTGATTGCCACAATGAGAAATCTGGAAAAGAAAGCGGGACTGATGAAGTCCATACAGGATGATGCCCTTGATGAAAATGTGACACTGCTTGTGCTTGATGTCACGTCATCTGACTCCATTCAGGCACTTAAACATTTTTTGAATGAAACAAGCAAAATAGACATTCTCATCAATAACGCTGGATATGCATTTGGCGGCTTTGGCGAGGAAATTACAGCTGATGAGTACAGAGAACAATTTGAAACGAACTTTTTTGGTGTGATTGCCGTTACACAGGCTGTCCTGCCTTTTATGAGGTCACAGAGAAGCGGAAAGATTATCAATATGAGCAGCATAAGCGGATTGATCGGTTTTCCGGGACTGTCGCCGTATGTTTCGTCAAAGCATGCTCTTGAAGGCTTCAGTGAAAGCCTTCGCCTTGAAGTAAAGCCGTTCGGCATTGATGTTATTTTGGTGGAGCCCGGGTCTTTTTCTACAAATATTTGGACAACAGGCAAAAGAGTTTCACCTGTCTCAATGGAAGCAAGTTCTCCGTATTATGAATATATGATTGGAATAGAAGATGAGCTTGAACGGGGAAGAGAAAAACTTGGAAATCCAGGTGAGGTTGCTGCACTCATTGTAAAGCTTTGTAAAAAAAAGACTGGTGTTAAACTGAGATACACGGTTGGAAAAGGGGTCCGTTTTTCTCTATTTTTAAAAAGAATTCTTCCATGGAGTATGTGGGAATCGATCATCATTGGAAAACTGCTGCCCAGCAAGAAATAGAACCCATCTTTTTGACGGGTTCTTTTCCATTCTAGCTCTCTAACTCCTTGCGATTCTGAAACTCTTCCTTTATATCATTGATTAAAGCTTCATCTGTCAAAAGTCTTAATCCAGTCAAAGCAAGACCTTTTGCCCCCAGAAGCAGAGCTTTGTCACCACGCTCAGATTTAGCTGCTTCCCTGAATTCAACTGTATGTCCAATTAAAGTATCCGGACCGATTTTAATATACGGATGGATCGTTGGCACTGCCTGGCTGATGTTGCCGGCGTCCGTTGAACCTAATCCGTCGCGTTCACCAGTCTCAACATGCTCTCCAAGACTTTCAAGCTCCTGTTTAAAAACAGCATCAAATGTGCGGTTTAAAACCAGATTATCGACTTCATTTTGAAAAGCGATGACGTTCAGCTTTGCCCCTGTTGCAAGTGCTGCACCTTCCGCAATAGCTTTCACGCGTGCAGTCGCTTCACTGCATTTTTTCCGTGTATCTGCCCTGATATAAAAGCGGGCTTTTGCGTATTCCGGCACGATATTCGGCGCATCACCGCCATGTGTAATGATTCCGTGAATTTTCACATCATCTGTTACATGCTGGCGCAAAGCATTAATGCCATTAAAAAGCTGAATGACTGCATCTAAGGCATTAATGCCATGATGAGGAGCAGCTGCTGCATGTGCAGGTTTTCCGATGAACTCAAAGTCAAGAGGATCAACAGCAAGTGAATTTCCGGTAATTCTCGTTGCATTCGCCGGATGCACCATTAACGCAGCGTCAATCCCTTCAAGCAGACCATGTTTGACAAAGCTTCCTTTAGCACTGCCGTTAGGACCTCCTTCTTCAGCCGGTGTTCCGAGGACTACAACTTCTCCCCCGGTTTCATCAATCACTTTGCTCAGTGCAATAGCCGCGGCCGTGCTTGTTGTGCCAATAATGTTGTGGCCGCATGCATGGCCAAGTCCTGGCAATGCGTCGTATTCAGCTAAAAAAGCGATAACCGGTCCGCTTTTTAATGCAGATTTCTTTCTGGCAAGAAAAGCTGTTTCATGTCCGGCAACTCCGCGTTCAACGCTGAAGCCTTCTGATTGAAGAAGATCTGCGAGGAGCTTTGATGCAAAGAACTCCTCATTGCCGATCTCAGGATTTTCATGAATGGAGTGGCTGATTTGAAGATACTTCTCCTTATTGGTATCAATATTTAAAATCGCTGCTTCTTTCAGAGTTTCAACAACTGTACTCAAGATTACCCCTCCTTAGATTTTATTCTCCAATTTTGCTTAAAGGTACAAATGTAGGAATCGTACTTCCGGCATATTCTTTTTCAATAAATTCAGCTGTATCTTCTTCCTGGTAAAGCTCAACAATGCGTTTCAGTTCTTTGCGGTCCTTATCTTCTGTACGTGCTGCAATAATGTTGATATATGGAGTAGCCGTTTCATCTTCATGGAAAATTGAGTCTTTCACTGGGTTAAAGCCTGCATCTACAGCAATGCCGTTATTAATGACCGATCCTGCTACATCCGGTAATACACGCGGTGTCTGGCCAGCAACAACAGGAACAATTTCTAAGTTTTTCGGATTTGAAACAATTTTGTCCAATGAACCATTTCCATCAAAGTCCTCTGGCAGTTCAATCAAGCCTGCATCCTGAAGCAGAAGGAAAGCTCTGCCCATATTGGTTGCTTCGTTTGGAACGGCAATCTTTCCGCCTTTGGGAATGTCTTTAATAGATTTATATTTATCAGAATAAAGCCCAAGTGGAGCAATCACAGTTGTACCGATTGGTGATAGATCAAGATCGTGTTCTTTTTTAAATGCGTTAAAATAAGAAATGGTCTGGAATGCATTTGCATCAAGCTCACCTTCTGCCAGTGCCAGGTTTGGCTGAACGTAATCTGAGAATGTGACAATCTCAATGTTGATGCCTTCTTTTTCGGCTTTCTTTGCAACGAAATCCCAAATGCGGTTATCTGATCCGCTTACGCCAATTTTGACATTTACTTCTTCTTTCCCGTTTGCTGTTTTATTTCCGCAGCCTGCAGCAAGAGCTCCTACTACTAGAATAAGTGCTAGGATAATAAATTTTTTCATTTTGTTTCTCTCCCTATCGTCTTCTGATTTTTTTAGATAATAAGTTTCCTGATGATTGAAGCCCCTGAACGAGCACAACAAGGATTGTAACGGTAATAATCATGACAACTGTGTCAAAGCGCTGGTAGCCGTATGTAATGGCGAGATCCCCGAGTCCGCCGCCGCCGACAGCTCCAGCCATCGCTGATGCCCCGACAAGACCAACCGTTGCGATTGTAAGACTTAATACAAGTGAGCTTAATGCTTCTGGAACGATGAATTTAAAGATGATTTGCGTTGGTGTTGCTCCCATAGCTTCTGCTGCCTCTATGACTCCCGGGTCCACTTCTAATAATGAGTTCTCAATCAATCTCGCAATATATGGACCTGCATAAAAGACAAGCGGCACTACAGCAGCGGCAGTCCCAATTGATGTTCCTACAATTAATCTGGTTAGCGGAACAATCGCAACCATTAATATAATGAAGGGTACAGAACGGAAGATATTGACGACACCGTTCAAGATATTAAAAATAATGGCATTTTCCCATAGGTGCCCTTTTCTTGTAATGACCAGCAGCACACCAAGCGGCAGTCCGATCAAGGTTGAGAAAAGCAATGAAAAACCGGTCATTGCAAGTGTTTCGATCAGTGCATCAATAATTTGCTGTGAATTAACTAGCATGTACTTCCACCTCTTTAACTGTGACATTTTCCTGATTCATTACTAATAACGCCCGTTTAATTTCGCTTTTTGCTCCCTGCAGCTCGACAATCAAATGTCCAAACGGGATGCCCTGAAGCTCTGTGATGTTTCCAAATAAAACATTGATATCAAGATCAAACCGTTTAGCAATCTGAGAAAGCAGCGGCTGGCCCGAAGATTTGCCGACAAAGTTAATTTTGAAAATCTGTCCCTGTGCATTCTCCTCCTGCACTAATTTCA
The window above is part of the Metabacillus dongyingensis genome. Proteins encoded here:
- a CDS encoding SDR family oxidoreductase; translated protein: MSKKTVLITGASSGFGMLAAHGLAKAGYHVIATMRNLEKKAGLMKSIQDDALDENVTLLVLDVTSSDSIQALKHFLNETSKIDILINNAGYAFGGFGEEITADEYREQFETNFFGVIAVTQAVLPFMRSQRSGKIINMSSISGLIGFPGLSPYVSSKHALEGFSESLRLEVKPFGIDVILVEPGSFSTNIWTTGKRVSPVSMEASSPYYEYMIGIEDELERGREKLGNPGEVAALIVKLCKKKTGVKLRYTVGKGVRFSLFLKRILPWSMWESIIIGKLLPSKK
- a CDS encoding M20 family metallopeptidase, with translation MSTVVETLKEAAILNIDTNKEKYLQISHSIHENPEIGNEEFFASKLLADLLQSEGFSVERGVAGHETAFLARKKSALKSGPVIAFLAEYDALPGLGHACGHNIIGTTSTAAAIALSKVIDETGGEVVVLGTPAEEGGPNGSAKGSFVKHGLLEGIDAALMVHPANATRITGNSLAVDPLDFEFIGKPAHAAAAPHHGINALDAVIQLFNGINALRQHVTDDVKIHGIITHGGDAPNIVPEYAKARFYIRADTRKKCSEATARVKAIAEGAALATGAKLNVIAFQNEVDNLVLNRTFDAVFKQELESLGEHVETGERDGLGSTDAGNISQAVPTIHPYIKIGPDTLIGHTVEFREAAKSERGDKALLLGAKGLALTGLRLLTDEALINDIKEEFQNRKELES
- a CDS encoding MetQ/NlpA family ABC transporter substrate-binding protein, which produces MKKFIILALILVVGALAAGCGNKTANGKEEVNVKIGVSGSDNRIWDFVAKKAEKEGINIEIVTFSDYVQPNLALAEGELDANAFQTISYFNAFKKEHDLDLSPIGTTVIAPLGLYSDKYKSIKDIPKGGKIAVPNEATNMGRAFLLLQDAGLIELPEDFDGNGSLDKIVSNPKNLEIVPVVAGQTPRVLPDVAGSVINNGIAVDAGFNPVKDSIFHEDETATPYINIIAARTEDKDRKELKRIVELYQEEDTAEFIEKEYAGSTIPTFVPLSKIGE
- a CDS encoding methionine ABC transporter permease; the encoded protein is MLVNSQQIIDALIETLAMTGFSLLFSTLIGLPLGVLLVITRKGHLWENAIIFNILNGVVNIFRSVPFIILMVAIVPLTRLIVGTSIGTAAAVVPLVFYAGPYIARLIENSLLEVDPGVIEAAEAMGATPTQIIFKFIVPEALSSLVLSLTIATVGLVGASAMAGAVGGGGLGDLAITYGYQRFDTVVMIITVTILVVLVQGLQSSGNLLSKKIRRR